Proteins from a genomic interval of Gossypium hirsutum isolate 1008001.06 chromosome A09, Gossypium_hirsutum_v2.1, whole genome shotgun sequence:
- the LOC107933618 gene encoding dof zinc finger protein DOF5.6, which translates to MGFTSLQVCMDSSDWLQGMTQEVPGMDSSSPCGDILTCSRPLIERRLRPPQEQAVKCPRCDSTHTKFCYYNNYSLSQPRYFCKTCRRYWTKGGTLRNIPVGGGCRKNKKVATTKRSNDQSANNSAGSSMPHNPTDLHLSLPEMHLSHLNNILGIHGSNTNFMESKYNPLLENPGPIDFLSRNYEGLGNGELGMIGGLGDCSPYGMSLDGNVNTITFMDTYQRMTFPYAANEDQHATDVKPNTKLLSLDCWQDQGCSDTGKGTYGFFNNFGSWNDE; encoded by the exons atgGGTTTTACTTCTCTTCAAGTTTGCATGGATTCATCTGATTGGCTTCAG GGAATGACTCAGGAGGTGCCAGGAATGGATTCTTCATCCCCATGTGGGGATATTCTCACATGCTCAAGGCCATTGATAGAAAGGAGGCTAAGACCTCCGCAGGAACAAGCTGTCAAGTGCCCAAGGTGTGACTCCACCCACACCAAGTTTTGCTACTACAACAATTACAGCCTCTCCCAGCCGAGGTACTTTTGCAAGACTTGTAGGAGGTACTGGACCAAGGGCGGAACACTAAGGAACATTCCTGTCGGTGGAGGGTGTAGAAAGAACAAGAAAGTCGCTACTACTAAAAGATCAAATGATCAATCAGCCAACAACTCTGCCGGGTCATCTATGCCTCATAATCCCACTGATCTTCACCTTTCGTTACCTGAAATGCACCTTTCTCACCTTAATAACATACTTGGTATTCATGGTAGTAATACTAACTTCATGGAGAGTAAATACAATCCACTGCTTGAAAACCCAGGGCCGATCGATTTCTTGTCTAGGAACTACGAAGGTTTGGGGAATGGTGAGTTGGGTATGATTGGAGGACTTGGGGATTGCTCTCCATATGGGATGTCCCTTGATGGCAATGTTAATACTATTACTTTCATGGACACTTATCAGAGGATGACGTTTCCCTATGCTGCAAATGAAGATCAGCATGCAACGGACGTGAAGCCAAACACTAAGCTCTTGTCCCTTGACTGCTGGCAAGACCAAGGGTGTTCTGATACAGGGAAAGGCACTTACGGATTCTTCAACAACTTTGGATCATGGAATGATGAATGA